The Deltaproteobacteria bacterium genome window below encodes:
- a CDS encoding phosphoribosylanthranilate isomerase has product MVALKICGLVRSDDVVACREFGVDAIGINLWSGSPRGLSIDAAAHMLAQAGETPMRIGVFVDADAAFVVDAVARLSLAAVQLHGDHVDPDVLALGVPWVWVLRGTPELATLSSPAPAPRFALLDAHVPGYGGQGVTTDWTWAATAVAALAPMPVWLAGGITPDNVAAAIAMVRPAGLDVASGAEDGVPGVKSRAKIAALVQACRG; this is encoded by the coding sequence GTGGTCGCGCTCAAGATCTGCGGGCTCGTGCGCAGCGACGACGTCGTCGCCTGCCGCGAGTTCGGGGTCGACGCGATCGGCATCAACCTGTGGTCGGGCTCGCCGCGCGGGCTGAGCATCGACGCCGCCGCGCACATGCTCGCGCAGGCCGGCGAGACGCCGATGCGGATCGGCGTGTTCGTCGATGCCGACGCGGCATTCGTCGTCGACGCGGTCGCGCGGCTGTCGTTGGCGGCGGTGCAGCTGCACGGCGATCATGTCGATCCCGACGTGCTTGCGCTCGGCGTGCCGTGGGTGTGGGTCTTGCGTGGCACCCCCGAGCTCGCGACGCTCTCGTCGCCCGCGCCCGCGCCTCGCTTCGCGCTACTCGACGCCCACGTGCCCGGCTATGGCGGACAGGGCGTGACCACCGACTGGACGTGGGCCGCCACCGCCGTGGCTGCGCTCGCGCCGATGCCGGTGTGGCTGGCCGGCGGCATCACGCCCGACAACGTCGCGGCCGCGATCGCGATGGTGCGACCGGCCGGCCTCGACGTCGCGTCGGGGGCCGAGGACGGCGTGCCGGGGGTGAAGTCGCGGGCGAAGATCGCCGCGCTCGTGCAGGCGTGCCGCGGATAG
- a CDS encoding sigma-70 family RNA polymerase sigma factor — protein sequence MGSARSAEGVEAEFAALYLRFHDGIRRTLGCLGVPTAALDDAVQEVFVVVHRRMDDPARIEGVRGWMYGIARRVAWRHHRTAGRIARKHAAVEPPADDGRSPERELERREAIAFMHEFLDSLDPDQREVFVLAEIEGLSAPEIAGVVEGKLNTVYSRLRLARARFEQALARQHARTRREVRHAT from the coding sequence ATGGGGTCTGCCCGCAGCGCCGAAGGGGTCGAGGCCGAGTTCGCGGCGCTCTACCTGCGCTTCCACGACGGCATCCGCCGGACGCTGGGCTGCCTCGGCGTGCCGACCGCCGCGCTCGACGACGCGGTGCAGGAGGTGTTCGTCGTGGTGCATCGACGCATGGACGATCCGGCGCGCATCGAGGGCGTGCGCGGCTGGATGTATGGCATCGCACGGCGGGTCGCGTGGCGGCACCATCGCACCGCGGGTCGCATCGCCCGCAAGCACGCCGCGGTCGAGCCGCCGGCCGACGATGGTCGCTCGCCGGAGCGCGAGCTCGAGCGACGCGAGGCGATCGCCTTCATGCACGAGTTCCTCGACAGTCTCGATCCCGATCAGCGCGAAGTGTTCGTCCTCGCGGAGATCGAGGGGCTCTCGGCGCCCGAGATCGCGGGCGTCGTCGAGGGCAAGCTCAACACCGTGTACTCGCGGCTCCGCCTCGCGCGGGCCCGGTTCGAACAGGCGCTCGCGCGGCAACACGCCCGCACGCGCCGCGAGGTCCGCCATGCCACGTGA